A part of Arachis hypogaea cultivar Tifrunner chromosome 12, arahy.Tifrunner.gnm2.J5K5, whole genome shotgun sequence genomic DNA contains:
- the LOC112728431 gene encoding uncharacterized protein, translating to MSGEMQLKRFNTMERRPLRTLRDLLSENNNNSYYYCSNSSSSCSSSGFKSLPRRINQTNKSSMQTQMKNPSTFQTLINTFKTILVKKSPSMILPRSISRKLSSSRRSSRLRNQTFCKGSTDEVEISTVKIKDIIRWRSFKDVTVEEEHNNKYPLSQSQPLDFHRCMMMGSTTTTTTTTTTTCSSSNGSSWNESDFTSIASGYSSSWEPQNDDVLISEKFPLSPLDVVVGKDLVQQKTNMAGPKEISSFQEDEQHSPISVLQIGKDEFPHYNQSLADIERRKQKVMDTFQIIESLAKFDLPNLDQYIILDENFSYNEDCDNYDCEVEEQDYVEQRAMKLLNCVKATCSFQSYDFDTLLLDFFKEELSKNIDDEECESESEMLRIAKEWVKGSFGYDIGHVNNYVCIKDMDKRGEWSKFEKEKEEMVLEIEKEILHSLVAELLDLHD from the exons ATGAGTGGGGAAATGCAACTAAAGAGGTTCAACACAATGGAGAGAAGGCCTCTTAGAACCCTAAGGGACCTCTTGagtgagaataataataatagttattattattgttcaaactcatcatcatcatgtTCTTCAAGTGGATTCAAATCACTACCAAGAAGGAttaatcaaacaaataaaagtagCATGCAAACCCAAATGAAGAATCCCTCAACCTTTCAAACCCTAATAAACACATTCAAGACCATCTTAGTGAAGAAATCACCCTCTATGATCTTGCCACGTAGCATCTCACGCAAGCTTTCGTCATCAAGAAGGTCAAGCAGATTAAGGAACCAAACATTTTGCAAAGGAAGCACTGATGAAGTTGAAATCAGCACCGTCAAGATCAAGGACATCATACGGTGGAGATCTTTCAAGGATGTTACTGTGGAGGAGGAGCACAATAACAAATATCCACTGTCACAATCTCAACCGTTGGATTTTCACCGTTGCATGATGATGGGGTCCACTACTACAACAACTACGACAACCACTACCACGTGTAGTAGCAGCAATGGGTCTAGCTGGAATGAGAGTGATTTTACCTCAATAGCCTCAGGGTACTCGTCTTCATGGGAACCACAAAACGACGACGTTTTGATAAGTGAGAAATTTCCACTTTCACCCCTTGATGTTGTTGTCGGCAAGGATTTGGTGCAACAAAAAACAAATATGGCGGGGCCCAAG GAAATTTCAAGTTTCCAAGAAGATGAACAACATAGTCCAATTTCAGTTCTTCAAATTGGAAAAGATGAATTCCCACACTATAATCAAAGCCTTGCCGATATTGAAA gaAGAAAACAAAAGGTCATGGACACCTTTCAAATAATTGAGAGCCTTGCAAAATTTGACCTACCAAACTTAGACCAATATATCATATTGGATGAGAACTTTAGTTATAATGAAGATTGTGATAATTATGATTGTGAAGTTGAAGAACAAGATTATGTTGAGCAAAGGGCAATGAAGCTACTAAATTGTGTCAAGGCAACATGTTCATTCCAAAGCTATGATTTTGATACTCTATTGTTAGATTTTTTCAAGGAGGAATTAAGTAAGAATATTGATGATGAGGAGTGTGAAAGTGAGTCAGAGATGTTGAGAATAGCTAAGGAATGGGTAAAAGGGTCATTTGGTTATGACATAGGTcatgtgaataattatgtttgTATCAAAGACATGGATAAAAGAGGTGAATGGAGCAAgtttgagaaagagaaagaagaaatggtTTTGGAGATTGAAAAGGAGATATTGCATAGTTTGGTTGCTGAACTTTTGGACTTACATGATTAA
- the LOC112728432 gene encoding putative disease resistance protein At4g11170 isoform X1, whose product MASSSSSSFLLDAPRIKHDVFISFRGEDIRTSFLSHLRKELHRYHIDFFVDDEKLHPGDDISSTLIQAIEESCISLVIFSENYASSTWCLNELVKVIQCMKQDRRIVIPVFYNVVPSDVRHQNNSFKEAFDKHQHRLKGNMMKVQSWRFALKEASNLSGFHYPSKYQDESKFIEEIVNDISEKLSYIFSIESKCLVGIDDNFTSIESLLEIESVKVRIIGIWGMGGIGKTTIAEFLFDKYSSQYEGSCMLKNVREESQKFGVPYLCEKLISELLAGESLVLKGSSKARSAFIQRKLSRKKVFIVLDDMDTLEQFEHLATKWLGPGSRIIITTRDKHVLRKVHGIYEVQGLSFKNSLKLFCLNAFDKVYPETGYEEFSEIAVNYANGVPLALRVLGSFLYSKTIEEWESALGKLKIYPNIDIFNVLKLSYDGLDDLEKDIFLDIAFFFKGEDKDVVISFLESCGFFPAIGIGNLSRKALITISNRNTIEMHDLIGQMGREIVRQESIKDPGRRSRLSNHEDVYNVLNNNKGTDSVEGIMLDLSQIKRDLHLDADTFKRMPNIRFLKFYDSWRQKESANVHVSSTFDSFPKELRYLEWSGCPVKSLPPNICAEKLVKLSMPDSQVSKLWDGVQDLVNLKKINLRGCKQLVELPDFSRASNLEEICLIECVRLFELHPSILSIHKLENLSVWGCKALKSLKSNIHLKSLKKLDVRCCSSMKEFSVSSEELMSLNFNGTIIEMLQSSVGRLSKLVECDLSNVRLETLPNELCLLVSLEKLNLEGCKQLIELPHNMKALSRLQDLNITGCCSLGSLPELPPSLIHLSATNCRSLEKLFNIKTLFSLNLKSISFENCERLDEHSFLEYVHLTMMGVAIRDILADMLQYKIEPHADDDDTTFFPESNNQVFYPGSKVPPWFIYQTREASVTIDLPADQPLNQLVGFILCCVVYHIPSHIESPTTSRAFYSKRPPKIRCQYSGFGYSKQFAKTSRWNSDHVCIWFHAAHNRQWHGNNATFKFKAETLSEFKVETRCEDYTPWNKRIPYVWRVIEEWEVIGCGVYPIYASDILDVFQKVDPQFQFFKDRSSWERKSGIGRTDLQSVYTLEEVKTRMIHKMEADQKRFSSVSRICRISNNRTRMSMVSLKPKEVSQRLNEEENQVDQRNSSPLPWRLVTKMFKCLYGCC is encoded by the exons atggcttcttcttcttcttcttcttttttattggaTGCTCCCAGAATCAAACATGATGTCTTCATCAGCTTCAGAGGAGAAGATATCCGCACTTCTTTTCTTAGCCATTTGAGAAAAGAGTTGCATCGTTACCATATCGATTTCTTCGTGGACGACGAAAAACTGCACCCTGGAGATGATATTTCATCCACGCTTATTCAAGCCATTGAAGAGTCTTGTATTTCCTTGGTCATCTTTTCGGAAAACTATGCTTCTTCCACTTGGTGCTTGAATGAACTTGTGAAAGTAATTCAATGCATGAAACAAGATCGAAGGATTGTGATACCTGTTTTCTACAACGTTGTTCCCTCTGATGTGCGGCATCAGAATAATTCCTTTAAGGAGGCTTTTGATAAACACCAACACAGATTGAAGGGAAATATGATGAAGGTGCAAAGTTGGAGATTTGCTTTAAAGGAAGCTTCTAATTTATCTGGATTTCATTATCCATCAAAATATCA GGATGAATCTAAATTCattgaagaaattgtgaatgaTATTTCAGAGAAATTGTCATATATTTTCTCAATAGAATCCAAATGTCTTGTTGGAATTGATGATAATTTTACAAGTATTGAATCATTATTGGAAATTGAATCCGTCAAGGTCCGAATCATAGGAATTTGGGGGATGGGAGGAATAGGTAAAACTACTATTGCTGAATTCTTATTTGACAAATATTCTTCCCAATATGAAGGCAGTTGTATGTTGAAAAATGTAAGAGAAGAATCAcaaaagtttggtgtgccttatTTATGTGAGAAACTTATTTCTGAGTTATTAGCCGGAGAAAGCCTTGTTTTGAAAGGATCATCCAAAGCAAGATCCGCTTTTATCCAGAGAAAGTTGAGTCGAAAAAAAGTTTTCATAGTGCTTGATGATATGGATACATTAGAACAGTTTGAACATCTTGCTACAAAATGGTTGGGACCAGGTAGTAGGATCATTATAACTACCAGAGACAAGCATGTCCTTAGAAAAGTTCATGGAATATATGAAGTCCAGGGCTTGAGCTTTAAAAATTCCCTTAAGCtattttgcttgaatgcttttgaCAAAGTCTATCCTGAAACTGGATATGAAGAGTTTTCTGAAATAGCAGTCAATTATGCAAATGGCGTCCCATTGGCTTTACGAGTTTTGGGTTCTTTTTTATACTCTAAAACCATAGAAGAATGGGAAAGTGCTTTGGGAAAACTCAAGATTTATCCTAATATAGACATTTTTAATGTCTTAAAATTGAGTTATGATGGGCTAGATGATTTAGAGAAGGACATATTCCTTGACATTGCATTTTTTTTCAAAGGAGAAGATAAGGATGTTGTCATATCATTTCTAGAATCCTGTGGTTTTTTTCCTGCTATTGGCATAGGCAACCTTTCACGTAAAGCTCTCATAACTATTTCAAATCGTAATACAATAGAAATGCATGATTTGATAGGGCAAATGGGTCGAGAAATAGTTCGTCAAGAATCAATTAAAGACCCAGGAAGACGTAGCCGCTTAAGTAACCATGAGGATGTCTACAATGTACTGAACAATAATAAG GGAACAGACTCAGTTGAAGGCATTATGTTGGACTTGTCTCAAATTAAAAGAGATCTACATTTAGATGCCGACACTTTTAAAAGGATGCCTAATATAAGGTTTCTTAAATTTTATGATTCATGGAGGCAAAAAGAATCAGCAAATGTGCACGTTTCTTCAACTTTTGATTCATTTCCAAAGGAACTAAGATACTTGGAGTGGAGTGGCTGCCCTGTGAAGTCTCTTCCGCCAAATATTTGTGCTGAGAAGCTTGTTAAGCTTTCTATGCCAGATAGCCAAGTTTCTAAACTTTGGGATGGAGTTCAG GATCTTGTAAATTTAAAGAAGATTAACCTTAGGGGATGCAAGCAGCTAGTGGAGCTTCCAGATTTTTCTCGTGCATCAAACCTTGAAGAAATATGCCTCATTGAATGCGTAAGGTTGTTTGAACTTCATCCATCCATTTTATCCATCCACAAGCTCGAAAATTTAAGTGTTTGGGGTTGCAAAGCACTAAAGAGTCTTAAAAGCAATATCCatttaaaatctcttaaaaaaCTCGATGTTCGTTGCTGCTCAAGCATGAAGGAATTTTCAGTGTCATCAGAGGAATTAATGAGCTTGAATTTCAATGGGACAATAATTGAAATGTTGCAATCATCAGTTGGCCGTCTCAGCAAACTTGTAGAGTGTGATCTGAGTAATGTGAGACTTGAAACTCTTCCAAACGAGCTGTGTCTCTTAGTATCCCTTGAGAAACTAAATCTTGAAGGATGCAAACAGTTGATTGAACTCCCTCACAATATGAAAGCCCTGTCGCGGTTACAGGATCTCAACATAACAGGTTGCTGCAGCCTTGGATCTTTACCGGAGCTTCCACCGTCTCTTATACATTTATCTGCCACAAACTGCAGATCGCTGGAGAAATTGTTCAATATAAAGACACTATTCAGTTTAAATCTAAAATCCATCTCATTTGAAAACTGCGAGAGGCTTGATGAGCATTCATTCTTAGAATATGTGCATCTTACAATGATGGGAGTAGCAATTAGAGATATATTGGCTGACATGCTGCAATACAAAATTGAACCTCATGCTGATGATGACGATACTACGTTCTTCCCTGAATCCAACAATCAGGTTTTTTATCCCGGAAGCAAGGTTCCACCATGGTTCATATATCAGACAAGAGAGGCTTCAGTAACTATTGACCTTCCTGCAGATCAACCATTGAACCAGCTAGTTGGTTTCATTCTCTGTTGTGTTGTTTATCATATTCCTTCCCATATAGAGTCTCCCACCACTAGTCGTGCTTTTTATTCAAAACGGCCTCCCAAAATCCGTTGTCAATACAGTGGTTTTGGGTATAGCAAACAGTTTGCTAAAACGAGTCGATGGAACTCAGATCATGTTTGCATATGGTTTCATGCTGCTCATAATCGTCAATGGCATGGCAACAATGCCACATTTAAATTCAAAGCTGAAACTCTATCTGAATTCAAAGTTGAAACTCGATGTGAAGATTATACGCCATGGAATAAACGTATCCCATATGTATGGAGGGTCATAGAGGAATGGGAGGTCATAGGGTGTGGGGTTTACCCAATATATGCCTCAGACATCCTAGATGTCTTTCAAAAAGTGGATCCTCAGTTCCAGTTTTTTAAAGATAGAAGCAGTTGGGAACGGAAATCTGGGATTGGGAGGACTGATCTTCAATCGGTTTACACTCTCGAGGAAGTCAAGACAAGGATGATTCACAAGATGGAAGCAGACCAAAAAAGGTTCTCATCGGTTTCCAGGATTTGTCGAATTTCTAATAACAGGACCAGGATGTCAATGGtttccttaaaaccaaaagaagtATCTCAACGCTTGAATGAAGAAGAAAACCAAGTCGATCAGAGAAACAGTTCTCCATTACCTTGGCGTTTGGTAACAAAGATGTTTAAGTGCTTGTATGGGTGCTGTTAA
- the LOC112728432 gene encoding disease resistance protein RPS6 isoform X2, with the protein MASSSSSSFLLDAPRIKHDVFISFRGEDIRTSFLSHLRKELHRYHIDFFVDDEKLHPGDDISSTLIQAIEESCISLVIFSENYASSTWCLNELVKVIQCMKQDRRIVIPVFYNVVPSDVRHQNNSFKEAFDKHQHRLKGNMMKVQSWRFALKEASNLSGFHYPSKYQDESKFIEEIVNDISEKLSYIFSIESKCLVGIDDNFTSIESLLEIESVKVRIIGIWGMGGIGQMGREIVRQESIKDPGRRSRLSNHEDVYNVLNNNKGTDSVEGIMLDLSQIKRDLHLDADTFKRMPNIRFLKFYDSWRQKESANVHVSSTFDSFPKELRYLEWSGCPVKSLPPNICAEKLVKLSMPDSQVSKLWDGVQDLVNLKKINLRGCKQLVELPDFSRASNLEEICLIECVRLFELHPSILSIHKLENLSVWGCKALKSLKSNIHLKSLKKLDVRCCSSMKEFSVSSEELMSLNFNGTIIEMLQSSVGRLSKLVECDLSNVRLETLPNELCLLVSLEKLNLEGCKQLIELPHNMKALSRLQDLNITGCCSLGSLPELPPSLIHLSATNCRSLEKLFNIKTLFSLNLKSISFENCERLDEHSFLEYVHLTMMGVAIRDILADMLQYKIEPHADDDDTTFFPESNNQVFYPGSKVPPWFIYQTREASVTIDLPADQPLNQLVGFILCCVVYHIPSHIESPTTSRAFYSKRPPKIRCQYSGFGYSKQFAKTSRWNSDHVCIWFHAAHNRQWHGNNATFKFKAETLSEFKVETRCEDYTPWNKRIPYVWRVIEEWEVIGCGVYPIYASDILDVFQKVDPQFQFFKDRSSWERKSGIGRTDLQSVYTLEEVKTRMIHKMEADQKRFSSVSRICRISNNRTRMSMVSLKPKEVSQRLNEEENQVDQRNSSPLPWRLVTKMFKCLYGCC; encoded by the exons atggcttcttcttcttcttcttcttttttattggaTGCTCCCAGAATCAAACATGATGTCTTCATCAGCTTCAGAGGAGAAGATATCCGCACTTCTTTTCTTAGCCATTTGAGAAAAGAGTTGCATCGTTACCATATCGATTTCTTCGTGGACGACGAAAAACTGCACCCTGGAGATGATATTTCATCCACGCTTATTCAAGCCATTGAAGAGTCTTGTATTTCCTTGGTCATCTTTTCGGAAAACTATGCTTCTTCCACTTGGTGCTTGAATGAACTTGTGAAAGTAATTCAATGCATGAAACAAGATCGAAGGATTGTGATACCTGTTTTCTACAACGTTGTTCCCTCTGATGTGCGGCATCAGAATAATTCCTTTAAGGAGGCTTTTGATAAACACCAACACAGATTGAAGGGAAATATGATGAAGGTGCAAAGTTGGAGATTTGCTTTAAAGGAAGCTTCTAATTTATCTGGATTTCATTATCCATCAAAATATCA GGATGAATCTAAATTCattgaagaaattgtgaatgaTATTTCAGAGAAATTGTCATATATTTTCTCAATAGAATCCAAATGTCTTGTTGGAATTGATGATAATTTTACAAGTATTGAATCATTATTGGAAATTGAATCCGTCAAGGTCCGAATCATAGGAATTTGGGGGATGGGAGGAATAG GGCAAATGGGTCGAGAAATAGTTCGTCAAGAATCAATTAAAGACCCAGGAAGACGTAGCCGCTTAAGTAACCATGAGGATGTCTACAATGTACTGAACAATAATAAG GGAACAGACTCAGTTGAAGGCATTATGTTGGACTTGTCTCAAATTAAAAGAGATCTACATTTAGATGCCGACACTTTTAAAAGGATGCCTAATATAAGGTTTCTTAAATTTTATGATTCATGGAGGCAAAAAGAATCAGCAAATGTGCACGTTTCTTCAACTTTTGATTCATTTCCAAAGGAACTAAGATACTTGGAGTGGAGTGGCTGCCCTGTGAAGTCTCTTCCGCCAAATATTTGTGCTGAGAAGCTTGTTAAGCTTTCTATGCCAGATAGCCAAGTTTCTAAACTTTGGGATGGAGTTCAG GATCTTGTAAATTTAAAGAAGATTAACCTTAGGGGATGCAAGCAGCTAGTGGAGCTTCCAGATTTTTCTCGTGCATCAAACCTTGAAGAAATATGCCTCATTGAATGCGTAAGGTTGTTTGAACTTCATCCATCCATTTTATCCATCCACAAGCTCGAAAATTTAAGTGTTTGGGGTTGCAAAGCACTAAAGAGTCTTAAAAGCAATATCCatttaaaatctcttaaaaaaCTCGATGTTCGTTGCTGCTCAAGCATGAAGGAATTTTCAGTGTCATCAGAGGAATTAATGAGCTTGAATTTCAATGGGACAATAATTGAAATGTTGCAATCATCAGTTGGCCGTCTCAGCAAACTTGTAGAGTGTGATCTGAGTAATGTGAGACTTGAAACTCTTCCAAACGAGCTGTGTCTCTTAGTATCCCTTGAGAAACTAAATCTTGAAGGATGCAAACAGTTGATTGAACTCCCTCACAATATGAAAGCCCTGTCGCGGTTACAGGATCTCAACATAACAGGTTGCTGCAGCCTTGGATCTTTACCGGAGCTTCCACCGTCTCTTATACATTTATCTGCCACAAACTGCAGATCGCTGGAGAAATTGTTCAATATAAAGACACTATTCAGTTTAAATCTAAAATCCATCTCATTTGAAAACTGCGAGAGGCTTGATGAGCATTCATTCTTAGAATATGTGCATCTTACAATGATGGGAGTAGCAATTAGAGATATATTGGCTGACATGCTGCAATACAAAATTGAACCTCATGCTGATGATGACGATACTACGTTCTTCCCTGAATCCAACAATCAGGTTTTTTATCCCGGAAGCAAGGTTCCACCATGGTTCATATATCAGACAAGAGAGGCTTCAGTAACTATTGACCTTCCTGCAGATCAACCATTGAACCAGCTAGTTGGTTTCATTCTCTGTTGTGTTGTTTATCATATTCCTTCCCATATAGAGTCTCCCACCACTAGTCGTGCTTTTTATTCAAAACGGCCTCCCAAAATCCGTTGTCAATACAGTGGTTTTGGGTATAGCAAACAGTTTGCTAAAACGAGTCGATGGAACTCAGATCATGTTTGCATATGGTTTCATGCTGCTCATAATCGTCAATGGCATGGCAACAATGCCACATTTAAATTCAAAGCTGAAACTCTATCTGAATTCAAAGTTGAAACTCGATGTGAAGATTATACGCCATGGAATAAACGTATCCCATATGTATGGAGGGTCATAGAGGAATGGGAGGTCATAGGGTGTGGGGTTTACCCAATATATGCCTCAGACATCCTAGATGTCTTTCAAAAAGTGGATCCTCAGTTCCAGTTTTTTAAAGATAGAAGCAGTTGGGAACGGAAATCTGGGATTGGGAGGACTGATCTTCAATCGGTTTACACTCTCGAGGAAGTCAAGACAAGGATGATTCACAAGATGGAAGCAGACCAAAAAAGGTTCTCATCGGTTTCCAGGATTTGTCGAATTTCTAATAACAGGACCAGGATGTCAATGGtttccttaaaaccaaaagaagtATCTCAACGCTTGAATGAAGAAGAAAACCAAGTCGATCAGAGAAACAGTTCTCCATTACCTTGGCGTTTGGTAACAAAGATGTTTAAGTGCTTGTATGGGTGCTGTTAA